One Yoonia sp. BS5-3 genomic window carries:
- the recF gene encoding DNA replication/repair protein RecF has product MTELALTSLTLSHFRSHKRAELALDPRPVAIFGPNGAGKTNLIEAVSLLSPGRGLRRAGADDLSRKPEALGWKVTAHLQSLNTTHELETWAEPGNSRQLRIDGKTAPQVALGRIARMLWLVPSMDRLWIEGAEGRRRFLDRATLSFEPSHAEAVLSYERAMRERNRLLKDMVRDPHWYAAIELQMAESGAAIQRNRLAAIAELTAAQQAATTAFPKAALSLTSAEPIPEDLQTALADNRNRDMAAGRTLIGPHRADLDAVYVEKNVAAKDCSTGEQKALLISLILANGRALAKSFGAPPILLLDEVAAHLDAGRRAALYDEICGLGAQAFMTGTGPELFAELGTRAQYAEVTETDGHSTLTTNDRP; this is encoded by the coding sequence ATGACTGAACTTGCGCTAACATCGCTGACTTTGTCACATTTTCGCTCGCATAAGCGCGCGGAGCTTGCGCTTGATCCGCGTCCTGTTGCGATTTTTGGTCCCAATGGTGCCGGCAAGACCAACCTGATTGAAGCCGTCTCGCTTTTATCGCCGGGACGCGGTTTGCGCCGTGCAGGTGCTGATGATCTATCACGCAAGCCTGAGGCCCTGGGTTGGAAGGTCACGGCCCACCTGCAATCGCTTAACACCACGCACGAACTTGAAACCTGGGCCGAACCCGGTAATTCCCGCCAATTGCGGATCGACGGTAAAACCGCCCCGCAGGTCGCTTTGGGTCGTATCGCACGGATGTTGTGGCTGGTTCCGTCGATGGACCGGCTTTGGATCGAAGGGGCCGAAGGCCGCCGCCGTTTCCTGGACCGCGCCACGCTTAGCTTTGAACCAAGCCATGCCGAGGCAGTGCTCAGCTATGAACGTGCGATGCGTGAACGGAACCGTCTGCTGAAAGACATGGTGCGCGATCCGCATTGGTATGCGGCGATTGAGCTGCAGATGGCCGAATCCGGGGCCGCAATCCAGCGCAACCGCTTGGCCGCAATTGCCGAATTGACCGCCGCCCAGCAAGCCGCGACCACCGCTTTTCCCAAAGCGGCCTTGTCGCTTACATCTGCCGAACCCATCCCCGAAGACTTGCAAACTGCGCTAGCGGATAACCGCAACCGGGACATGGCCGCCGGGCGCACCTTGATCGGGCCGCATCGCGCCGATCTGGATGCCGTTTATGTTGAAAAAAACGTGGCGGCCAAGGACTGTTCTACCGGCGAACAAAAGGCGCTGCTGATCTCGCTCATCCTTGCCAATGGCCGGGCTTTGGCCAAATCATTCGGTGCCCCGCCGATCCTTTTGCTGGATGAGGTCGCAGCCCACCTGGACGCAGGACGCCGAGCCGCGCTTTATGATGAGATTTGCGGGTTGGGTGCGCAGGCCTTCATGACCGGCACCGGGCCCGAGCTTTTCGCCGAGTTGGGCACCCGGGCCCAATATGCCGAAGTGACCGAAACCGATGGGCATTCCACCCTGACAACAAATGACAGGCCATGA
- the dnaN gene encoding DNA polymerase III subunit beta, with protein MKFSIERGVLLKAVAQAQSVVERRNTIPILANVLIEAEGDDVHFRATDLDIEVVDKAPAKVERAGATTVAAVTLNEIVRKLPDGALVTLTEDGASGRLTIEAGRSNFSLATLPKEDFPVMASSEYAANFSAPAPVLRRLFDKSKFAISTEETRYYLNGVYMHIADSDGGKVLRCVATDGHRLARIDADLPEGATDMAGVIVPRKTVGELRKLLDDDDMQIAISVSETKIRFATPAITLTSKVIDGTFPDYTRVIPQGNTRKLEVDASEFAKAVDRVATVSSERSRAVKLSLDEDRLVLSVNAPDSGAAEEELAVAYNDERLEIGFNAKYLLEIASQVDRENAIFMFNSSGDPTLMREGNDTSAVYVVMPMRV; from the coding sequence ATGAAATTCAGCATTGAACGTGGGGTGCTGCTCAAGGCGGTCGCCCAGGCGCAGTCGGTTGTTGAAAGACGCAACACGATACCAATTTTGGCCAATGTCCTGATCGAGGCTGAAGGTGACGACGTTCATTTCCGCGCGACCGATCTGGATATCGAAGTGGTTGACAAAGCCCCGGCCAAAGTGGAACGCGCGGGCGCCACAACCGTTGCCGCTGTGACGTTGAACGAGATTGTGCGTAAATTGCCCGATGGGGCCTTGGTTACGCTCACCGAAGATGGGGCCTCCGGGCGGCTGACGATTGAGGCGGGGCGTTCAAACTTCTCGCTTGCGACATTACCGAAAGAGGATTTTCCGGTGATGGCTTCATCGGAATATGCCGCCAACTTCTCGGCTCCGGCCCCGGTATTGCGCCGATTATTCGACAAGTCGAAATTCGCGATTTCGACGGAAGAGACACGATATTATCTGAACGGCGTCTATATGCATATCGCCGATTCTGATGGCGGCAAGGTGCTGCGTTGCGTGGCGACCGATGGTCACCGTCTGGCACGGATCGATGCCGATTTGCCGGAAGGTGCCACAGATATGGCGGGCGTGATTGTCCCCCGCAAGACGGTCGGTGAGCTGCGTAAGCTGCTGGATGATGATGACATGCAGATTGCTATCTCGGTGTCCGAGACGAAAATCCGTTTTGCAACACCCGCAATTACGCTGACATCCAAGGTGATCGACGGCACTTTCCCAGACTACACACGTGTCATTCCACAAGGAAACACGCGAAAGCTCGAGGTGGATGCCAGCGAATTTGCGAAGGCCGTCGACCGTGTGGCCACCGTCTCGTCGGAACGATCCCGCGCCGTAAAGCTGTCGCTCGATGAGGACCGGCTGGTTTTGTCAGTGAATGCCCCCGATAGCGGCGCTGCTGAGGAAGAACTGGCCGTTGCCTATAATGATGAGCGTTTGGAAATCGGGTTTAACGCCAAGTATCTTTTGGAAATTGCCAGCCAAGTTGACCGTGAGAATGCTATTTTCATGTTCAACTCTTCGGGTGATCCAACACTGATGCGCGAAGGCAATGACACATCAGCAGTCTATGTCGTCATGCCGATGCGCGTGTGA
- the dnaA gene encoding chromosomal replication initiator protein DnaA yields the protein MTNDIWAKVLTALKGALGANSFSSWIEPLEFSQLAGGVATFHVPTNFIGNYVSQNFGDQIIYHLNQHGQNVQRLQFDVPKLTKPAAQKQTERVASKPSGDDEIAGSPLDARFTFDTFIVGKPNELAHAAARRVAEGGPITFNPLFLYGGVGLGKTHLMHAIAHELKQRSPGLNVLYLSAEQFMYRFITALRERKMMDFKQLFRSVDVLMVDDVQFIAGKDSTQEEFFHTFNALVDGQKQIIISADRAPGEIKDLEERIKSRLQCGLVVDLHPTDYELRLSVLQSKVAYYAAQYPGLQIADGVLEFLAHRITTNVRVLEGALTRLFAFASLVGREITLELTQDCLSDVLKASDRKVTVEEIQRKVSEHYNIRLSDMIGPKRVRNYARPRQMAMYLAKHMTSRSLPEIGRRFGGRDHTTVMHGVRKIEELKALDSQIADDLELLRRALSE from the coding sequence ATGACGAACGATATCTGGGCAAAAGTGTTGACAGCTCTCAAAGGTGCGCTGGGCGCCAATAGTTTTTCGAGCTGGATTGAGCCATTGGAATTTTCGCAATTGGCTGGTGGGGTTGCGACCTTCCACGTACCAACCAATTTCATTGGAAACTACGTGTCCCAGAACTTTGGCGACCAGATAATCTACCATCTCAACCAACATGGCCAGAACGTTCAGCGCCTACAATTTGACGTACCCAAACTGACGAAACCGGCCGCGCAAAAGCAGACAGAGCGTGTCGCGTCCAAGCCAAGCGGTGATGATGAAATTGCTGGCTCTCCCCTTGATGCCCGTTTCACCTTTGACACCTTCATCGTTGGCAAACCCAACGAGCTTGCCCATGCCGCTGCTCGCCGTGTGGCCGAAGGTGGCCCGATCACTTTCAACCCTCTTTTCCTTTACGGCGGCGTAGGGCTGGGCAAGACCCATTTGATGCATGCGATTGCACATGAGCTGAAACAGCGCTCGCCCGGATTGAATGTCCTTTATCTGTCAGCCGAGCAATTCATGTATCGCTTCATCACGGCGCTGCGCGAACGCAAAATGATGGACTTCAAACAACTGTTCCGTTCGGTTGACGTGTTGATGGTCGATGATGTGCAATTCATCGCAGGCAAGGACAGCACTCAGGAAGAGTTCTTTCACACATTCAACGCACTTGTGGATGGCCAGAAACAGATCATCATTTCGGCGGATCGCGCGCCAGGCGAAATCAAAGATCTTGAAGAGCGGATCAAATCGCGCCTGCAATGTGGTCTGGTGGTCGACCTGCACCCAACCGATTATGAACTGCGGCTTAGCGTACTGCAGTCCAAGGTCGCGTATTACGCAGCCCAATATCCCGGGTTGCAAATCGCCGATGGCGTTCTTGAATTCCTAGCCCACCGCATCACGACCAATGTGCGTGTGCTTGAGGGCGCGTTGACCCGCCTGTTCGCCTTTGCTTCGCTTGTCGGGCGGGAAATTACGCTGGAATTGACTCAAGACTGCTTGTCTGACGTGCTGAAAGCTTCCGATCGCAAGGTCACCGTTGAGGAAATTCAGCGGAAAGTATCCGAGCATTACAATATCCGTCTGTCTGATATGATTGGCCCCAAGCGGGTGCGCAATTATGCCCGCCCACGTCAGATGGCAATGTATCTCGCCAAGCATATGACCAGCCGTTCGCTGCCTGAAATCGGGCGCCGGTTTGGCGGGCGTGACCATACGACTGTCATGCATGGCGTACGCAAGATTGAAGAGCTAAAAGCGCTTGATAGTCAAATCGCAGACGACTTGGAACTATTGCGCAGGGCGCTGTCCGAATAA
- the rpsT gene encoding 30S ribosomal protein S20, producing MANTPQAKKRARQNEARYAINKMRRSRIRTSLRAVEEAIASGDKDAAAAALKAAQPELMRGVTKGVYHKNTAARKMSRLAARVKAIG from the coding sequence ATGGCAAATACACCACAAGCCAAAAAACGCGCGCGCCAGAATGAGGCCCGCTACGCAATCAACAAAATGCGCCGCTCACGGATTCGCACTTCGCTGCGCGCCGTCGAAGAGGCCATCGCCTCCGGTGATAAAGACGCTGCGGCAGCCGCATTGAAGGCCGCACAGCCCGAACTGATGCGCGGCGTTACCAAAGGCGTCTACCACAAGAACACTGCAGCACGGAAAATGTCGCGCTTGGCTGCGCGGGTCAAAGCCATCGGTTAA
- a CDS encoding enoyl-CoA hydratase — protein MAFETIIVDIADNIAMITLNRPDALNALNSTLLTELCTALEEADVNEKVRCIVITGSEKAFAAGADISEMADKSFVEMYTSRFFEAESTRFNNIRKPIIAAVAGYALGGGCELAMMCDFIIAADNAKFGQPEINLGVIAGLGGTQRLTRFVGKAKSMDMHLTGRFMDADEAERSGLVSRVVPVKKLLAEAKAAAEKIAEKSLIASTAAKSAVDRAYETTLAEGLQYERTLFNSLFSTEDQSEGMAAFMEKREAQFRDR, from the coding sequence ATGGCTTTTGAAACCATTATCGTTGATATCGCGGACAATATTGCGATGATCACGCTCAACCGGCCGGACGCGCTGAATGCGTTGAACAGCACGCTTCTCACAGAGCTGTGCACGGCACTGGAAGAAGCCGATGTTAATGAGAAGGTGCGCTGTATCGTCATCACTGGATCGGAAAAGGCCTTTGCGGCCGGAGCGGATATCAGCGAAATGGCCGACAAAAGCTTTGTCGAAATGTACACCAGCCGTTTCTTCGAAGCAGAATCAACGCGCTTCAACAACATCCGCAAACCGATCATCGCCGCCGTCGCGGGCTACGCGCTGGGCGGGGGCTGTGAACTGGCCATGATGTGCGATTTCATCATTGCCGCAGATAATGCAAAGTTCGGCCAGCCCGAGATTAATCTGGGCGTCATCGCCGGTTTGGGTGGCACGCAGCGCCTGACCCGTTTTGTCGGCAAAGCAAAATCGATGGATATGCATCTGACGGGCCGTTTCATGGATGCAGACGAGGCTGAGCGCTCGGGGTTGGTCAGCCGCGTTGTGCCTGTCAAAAAGCTACTTGCCGAAGCCAAGGCAGCTGCCGAAAAGATCGCCGAGAAATCATTGATCGCATCGACCGCTGCAAAAAGCGCTGTTGACCGAGCCTATGAAACAACGCTGGCCGAAGGGCTGCAATATGAACGCACGCTGTTTAACTCGCTTTTCTCAACCGAGGACCAAAGCGAAGGAATGGCCGCTTTCATGGAAAAACGCGAAGCGCAATTCCGCGATCGGTAG
- the mutM gene encoding bifunctional DNA-formamidopyrimidine glycosylase/DNA-(apurinic or apyrimidinic site) lyase — translation MPELPEVETVKAGIAPVMEGQVIARADVNRPDLRWPFPTDMAARLSGQRVLGLRRRSKYILVDLASAETLLIHLGMSGRMLVSGQKIGAFHHPHPAPAKHDHVVFHMENGARVTFNDARRFGAMDLMQTAEQENHWLIRDIGPEPLGNAFHETYLIEKFKGRNTPVKSALLDQRIVAGLGNIYVCEVLFRAGIHPARKAGKISAKRVAALVPIIRDVLSEAIVAGGSSLRDYRQSDGELGYFQHVFQVYDREGADCVTPSCNMQIRRIVQSGRSSFFCPQCQR, via the coding sequence ATGCCCGAACTGCCCGAAGTTGAAACCGTCAAAGCAGGCATTGCCCCGGTCATGGAGGGTCAGGTGATCGCCCGCGCCGATGTGAACCGTCCGGATCTGCGGTGGCCTTTTCCTACGGATATGGCCGCACGATTGTCGGGCCAGCGCGTGCTGGGCCTACGCCGCCGATCGAAATATATTCTGGTTGACTTGGCCAGCGCCGAAACGCTGTTGATCCATTTGGGCATGTCTGGGCGCATGTTGGTGTCCGGCCAAAAGATAGGTGCGTTCCATCACCCCCACCCCGCCCCCGCCAAACATGATCATGTTGTCTTTCACATGGAAAACGGCGCGCGGGTGACGTTCAACGATGCACGGCGCTTTGGCGCGATGGATTTGATGCAAACAGCGGAGCAGGAGAATCACTGGCTAATCCGCGATATAGGGCCAGAGCCATTGGGGAATGCATTTCACGAAACCTACCTTATCGAGAAGTTCAAAGGACGGAACACACCCGTGAAGTCGGCCCTGCTTGATCAAAGAATCGTTGCAGGTCTGGGCAATATCTATGTGTGCGAAGTTCTGTTTCGGGCGGGGATTCATCCGGCGCGCAAAGCAGGTAAAATCAGTGCGAAACGGGTGGCCGCATTGGTCCCAATCATCCGCGATGTGCTATCCGAAGCAATCGTTGCAGGGGGATCATCGCTGCGTGATTACCGCCAATCGGATGGTGAACTTGGCTACTTTCAACATGTTTTTCAGGTCTATGATCGCGAGGGTGCAGACTGCGTAACCCCCTCTTGTAACATGCAAATCCGCCGAATCGTACAATCGGGACGCTCATCCTTCTTCTGTCCGCAATGCCAAAGATAG
- the ubiE gene encoding bifunctional demethylmenaquinone methyltransferase/2-methoxy-6-polyprenyl-1,4-benzoquinol methylase UbiE, with protein sequence MTDTSDQTTHFGYETIREDEKAGRVQGVFSSVANKYDIMNDVMSVGIHRVWKDAMMDWLAPRPGQRLLDVAGGTGDISFRFLKRAGHGHATVLDLTEPMLVEGRKRAEAAQMSSSLDWAVGDAMALPFDANSFDVYTISFGIRNVTRPQDALREAYRVLKPGGRLMVLEFSQLPNPMMQAAYDAYSFNVIPRMGQMIAGDRDSYQYLVESIRKFPDQDSFLGMIREAGFGNAKYRNLSMGIAALHSGWKL encoded by the coding sequence ATGACCGATACGTCAGACCAAACAACCCATTTCGGATATGAAACCATCCGCGAAGATGAAAAAGCGGGCCGGGTCCAGGGCGTGTTTTCATCCGTCGCCAACAAGTATGACATTATGAATGACGTCATGTCCGTTGGCATTCACCGGGTCTGGAAAGATGCAATGATGGATTGGCTGGCACCCCGGCCCGGGCAGCGTTTGCTTGATGTCGCGGGTGGCACAGGTGATATTTCATTTCGTTTTCTCAAACGGGCAGGGCATGGGCACGCGACTGTGCTTGATCTGACCGAACCGATGCTGGTTGAGGGCCGTAAACGGGCTGAAGCGGCGCAAATGTCGTCCAGTCTTGATTGGGCCGTTGGCGATGCGATGGCGCTGCCTTTTGATGCGAATAGTTTTGACGTTTACACCATTAGCTTTGGCATTCGGAACGTGACACGCCCGCAAGATGCGCTGCGCGAAGCTTACCGCGTGCTGAAGCCCGGTGGTCGGTTGATGGTGCTCGAATTTAGCCAATTGCCAAATCCGATGATGCAGGCCGCCTATGATGCCTATTCGTTTAATGTGATCCCGCGGATGGGCCAAATGATTGCGGGGGATCGGGACAGCTATCAATATCTGGTTGAGTCGATCCGTAAATTCCCCGATCAGGACAGCTTTCTTGGAATGATCCGCGAGGCGGGTTTTGGGAACGCGAAATACCGCAATCTTAGCATGGGGATCGCTGCCCTCCATTCCGGATGGAAGCTCTAA
- the ubiB gene encoding 2-polyprenylphenol 6-hydroxylase gives MRGPHNIIRLIRTGATFERTGAMGVILDAFDAGPLLRITFRAVVWPFKWLGYKGDTTMPPAPRALTALGPAYIKFGQVLSTRPDVVGDELAAQLRVLQDKLPPFSMEEARQSLQAELGVTVDSLFASFSEPVAAASLAQVHKAHLADTGEPVAVKILRPGIEKAFRKDIDAFYFAARAIEVLSPASRRLRPMDVITHFEGVVMGELDLRLESSAAAEFAANTAEDAGFAVPQVRWHLSGRRVMTLDWVEGIGIGDNELLDQAGHDRRALSARVLQLFLNQALRDGYFHGDMHQGNLKVGANGDIVAYDFGIMGRIDEYTRRVYAEILFGFIRKDYQRVAEVHFEAGYVPADRDVEEFARALRAVGEPIFGMDASRISMARLLAYLFEVTERFGMETRTELILLQRTMVVVEGVARSLDPHMNIWESAKPIVENYIKESIGPKALLRDLGRTAMILTRFGPHLPRLAEDALIRLNNPAPEQKPRTKLAGLFWMFVGGAIVGGAVWISSLL, from the coding sequence TTGCGGGGCCCACACAATATTATCCGCCTGATCCGCACGGGCGCCACGTTTGAACGCACTGGCGCGATGGGTGTGATCCTTGACGCCTTTGACGCGGGTCCGCTGTTGCGGATCACGTTCCGGGCGGTGGTGTGGCCGTTTAAATGGCTGGGCTACAAAGGCGATACGACGATGCCGCCCGCACCTCGTGCCCTGACTGCGCTGGGCCCGGCCTACATCAAATTCGGGCAAGTTCTGTCGACGCGACCCGATGTTGTCGGCGATGAACTGGCGGCCCAACTGCGTGTTTTGCAGGACAAACTACCCCCCTTTTCAATGGAAGAGGCCAGACAATCGCTTCAGGCGGAACTTGGCGTCACAGTGGACAGTCTTTTCGCGTCTTTCTCCGAGCCGGTTGCGGCCGCATCCTTGGCTCAGGTGCACAAGGCCCATTTGGCTGACACTGGTGAACCGGTTGCGGTGAAAATCCTGCGGCCTGGCATTGAAAAGGCTTTCCGCAAGGATATCGACGCGTTCTATTTTGCGGCCCGCGCGATTGAAGTATTGTCGCCTGCCTCGCGCCGGCTGCGCCCAATGGATGTGATCACCCATTTCGAGGGTGTCGTCATGGGCGAGCTGGATTTGCGTTTGGAAAGCAGCGCCGCCGCCGAATTTGCCGCCAACACGGCCGAAGATGCCGGATTTGCCGTACCGCAGGTGCGTTGGCATTTGTCGGGTCGCCGCGTGATGACATTGGACTGGGTCGAAGGCATCGGCATTGGTGATAACGAACTGCTTGATCAGGCGGGGCATGACCGGCGCGCATTATCGGCGCGTGTTTTGCAATTGTTTCTGAACCAAGCGCTGCGCGATGGTTATTTTCATGGCGACATGCATCAGGGCAATCTCAAGGTCGGTGCCAATGGTGATATCGTCGCTTATGATTTTGGGATCATGGGCCGGATCGACGAATACACACGGCGCGTCTATGCTGAGATTTTGTTCGGCTTTATCCGCAAAGACTATCAACGTGTCGCCGAGGTTCATTTTGAGGCAGGCTATGTGCCTGCGGATCGTGATGTTGAGGAATTTGCCCGTGCCCTACGGGCTGTCGGTGAGCCGATTTTCGGCATGGATGCCAGCCGTATTTCGATGGCCCGTCTGTTGGCTTATCTTTTCGAAGTGACCGAACGCTTCGGCATGGAAACCCGGACCGAGCTGATCTTGCTGCAACGCACCATGGTGGTTGTCGAAGGGGTGGCCCGGTCGCTGGACCCGCATATGAATATCTGGGAATCCGCCAAGCCAATCGTCGAAAATTACATCAAGGAAAGCATTGGTCCCAAGGCTTTGCTACGTGATCTTGGGCGAACGGCAATGATCCTGACTCGGTTCGGTCCGCATTTGCCGCGGCTTGCCGAGGACGCTTTGATCCGCCTGAACAATCCTGCACCCGAACAAAAGCCGCGGACCAAGCTGGCAGGGCTGTTTTGGATGTTTGTTGGCGGTGCAATCGTGGGCGGCGCGGTTTGGATCAGCAGCCTGCTTTGA